attggcgacaaattttggcagggagataaaaaaaatggattttgcggtggacatcagaactcatcactggattatacgaaacaaaaaattcaaaaagattttattaggctatcagtttcacgaggtaacaacgtcgagtttttttatttttaatgatttttgaatttttggtatcactcaaaagtcaaaaatacgaaatttttgataaaaattttgtgaaaaccaaccgatttaatattgttgaacaaaaaataagcacaaaacgaaaaatatctcaacgttgttacctcacgaaatgtctaaagaaaatctgtgcaaaatatcaggtagatcggccgagtagttacaatgtccaccgcatttgaaaaagcagttttgagaaaaatgcgtttaaagttttgacaactgcatcttcatcttcttatttgtctgccaaatcgtaaagtgatgaacattggaatatgtttttgaagttatacttctttaccggcgatagagggtgatttttttatatgttaaaacctatcagcccggcgcatgcgcattataactttgttctgattggatgttcaaatgacatgtcaaaaattatccgatatggcagctgtggtttggaggtaaaggtaaacaaatgtataatatattagttttattgttgtgaggacagaaacaaaaaagtttataatattgtagtgacttttaaatagtttttaaaagcaacaggtacgtaataattgttaatgtatcatgggtataaacctacctatttgatctgccaaaatacatagtatgtaataggtacttttatttatataatttgattaccatcaaaatttctatcaatattcacctaatatattgtttttttactctatgttttgttgtattttttcaattctaaatcatttcaattcaaaattaaaataatttgatcaattttcaaaatatcaaaatatcacaagtttaatccgtttagttagtcgatcttcgtaaataatgacacatagtgtccgtggctaagcggagaaggcgaatgaattccaataccaaccgctcttatcagcgctggttcgagtcccaatagaaactttcttttttgtttttttttaatacattttatgattgtaagtatatttattatataattgtattttcagaaaatacgtatttagttaaaaaaaatttcgacaattaatgttcagacatcatttgtggcttgtttaatgtgtttgtgtgtgttttattcttttattattttaatttttggcactgttctaataaaaatgtttgagaagtagtaagtataaattagtttaatatttaaacaaaatataaataaaaagtatattgatttcgtttaaatcatataatagaagtataacttcttacgtgcgtacaaagtacacacacattctttttttaaattgggaagtaatctacaaaagagaaggcgaacagttgtttaacgtttctcactacgctccggcgtgctggcgcgaagccgcggcaaagtgagtcgaaggtagggatattcaacaccctgtatctctggtaattttactattattttgaaattttcagagagtattcttgaaggtatgcacttttatttgaaataataaaaaaatttaaatatttcaaaccgtACCCCCTCCttaaggcgagctaggagaatgagaaaatcagtcgtGGCTAGCGTGTTGAACTAACCATGACTCAACAGCTGCTGCTAGCGTGTTGAACTAGCATTAGCTGGCTTGGCAAAGATGCACCGTATATTGAGGTGGAACTATGCCTAGGTGGACGCCACagtagtgacgtggagtcttgccatGACCGTTATCGCAGTGTGCGGTAGTAGCAAGGAATGATCTCCGGAACGGAATATAgggctatgttgatttaacgtagaGAGATTGTTATTGtgtataaataaactgtttatcgtattattttaatgttgctattatgatcggataactgtaagaaagtttaatattgtttttcctttgcagaagacgaaattatattttattttatttgttttaaactgtatataattatatttaatatatttacttcatttttaacttgtgttttactgagtctgtcgtcttgaAAGGACTACCCGTTACAATATATCTAAAGTTACgacaaaaattaatattaaactcACGGGGCTTCCAGGTTGAACACTGCCATTTTTCTCCACACCGAGCTCTCAACATCCTCTCTATATCTTCTTTAGGATTTACAGGATCTCAGTCTCATGATCTGGGGGCTCAAAAGACTGAGACTCCCGGAAACCCTGAAGAAGACATCAGAGAGGATATTGAAAGCCCagtgtacagtaagggaaaactccttactgtataatataatatgtatcaaaagatgtatataattttaaacaatttcagtTGTTACAAAAAGATATTGTTtctaaatatgcaaacaaaacgaaggttgattAATGCAGTTTTGTTTGTGTAACCTCGTAGAGACGCACGTATAGCTTTACTTTTCAAAGTCCAAATTATAAGGAGATATAAATAGCCCACAGAGGGATTGATAGGAGGATTATTATTATAGTATTGTCATTATTCagatcgttactatgctagtgAGCCGTCCTGCGAGAAGGGTGTCCTAATCCTAAAGGACcaccccgcgaaacaacatcttagtaaccttatgttgattgatgttgtaaatcgtaaataaagttataaagttagagtcagtgtttcaacTCAACATTTTAACCCCGCAAGATTATCATGGCAATCTACCCACGTAACAATACCAACTATAACACCAGTATGGAGAAAAATGACACATTGTAACCTGTTAGTGATCCCTTAGTAAATTATGACGTAAAAACCAGGAAataaacctcatgatactatcccaaCATGATAAATATTTGGTCTTGTATTTAGTTTACCCTCAATATTAATACCAAACTCTGATTTTTTTCTTCATTATCTACTATGGgatcattaaaaggagaaaaaGGTGAATTGTCTTAGTCTTAATGAttaagataaaattaaattattagcatTATTATTACCAagcaacaaaaccaaaatttgtttattaattaaaaatgaataaccattttcaatttcgttgcaaaacgaaaacacagccgaaccatattctagtccaatcagagtgctgcaagcacccctaccagtttcgaaacttattagtctctgatcaggaggcacatatgctgctctccctgatccaaccaaaacaaaccccagcgtgcagtcctggattgcaacgaacgaaatggcatagatgccctagcggcaactgctagcaaaaatacttacactgttactaataaaacactcttattctaaggttattccgtatttatatctagaatagttattataagtataaggtagatatagtacgaaaataatttgttactAATAAATTTGGTATAAGTTAGATATAAGTATTACAactttattccgaaataatagtttggcaacgtCGCAATCTTCTGCAAATATGCATAGAACAATGATTATTATGTCAATTTTGATTTTTATCTGTAACTGACAAACCAAATTAACCtgggcgaaaagttttttttttgaaaattcgtgtaaaaatatttaaaaatacttttcaaCTCCCAAAGTCGATTTAGTCCATGCACAGTCAATATTAACagagttattcaaattgtttataagccaaaattgACTCTACTTctgtaaaatgttttcggaatcaTAAAAATGAgtttatattgatttttttaaatacgtttaAAATACCAGTATTCTTCTGTCatatggtttccacagaattgctgtgcTGTAATCATTaatattttctgaacaataacattgcaaaaaaaagatctttgggataaaaaaattgaataagaTTTAAACTAATTAACGAATCGAATCATTTTGAAAGTTGTtgaacattatatggactgtttgactcaacttttcatgcaatagcAAATTCAAATAACTCTTCTAAAATCCTTACACCATCTTTAGAAAAACTGATATTTAATTCTGAATTCCTTATCGGTGTATTGTGAAATGGGATTTAttctatttttgaaaagtttCCTTTTCGAGTATTTTCtatcatgttaattaaattattagcttCTTTGACAGCCGCAACACCccttaaacatatttttttattatataattactcacaaaacaaatcaaaagataatatatttttgtctctGATGACATTGACAttcataaaataggttataccagacttaaacaagggtgtgggtcggcataaacttggactaaatttttataccaagtataacctatatctaagttattccatgtttattggtagtgattttgcctatacctgatttattctcagtataacttttatacttggtttattagtaacagtgtaaGTCTTcgctctaatggcatataacacaACATAATGCcgttctacatcccaccagaatgaaaacaatgggaaccttctctggttacacctccgaggcttctacaatttgcaagccatgcggatgctgagactaaggaagatgagggaattctacaacacgctggggtttgttttggttggatcagggagagcagcatatgtgcctcctgatgagagactaataagtttcgaaaccggtaggggtgcttgcagcactctttgattggactagaatatggttcggctgtgttttcgttttgcaacgaaattgaaaatgattattcatttttgatttacatttactctgtgtggagtatgaagggaaccattctcgttggaactttaccgcgctgagcagatgggacgtgaattgcaaattgtagaattccctcatcttccttagtctcagcatccgcatggcttgcaaattgtagaagcctcggaggtgtaaccagagaaggttcccattgttttcattctggttgGATGTAGAACGGCATTatattgttttatatgccattagagtgaagaCTTAGtctgtttattaattgtttgtaattAAGAACGATTTATGAAGTGGAgatcgaaacgtcaaacaaacttaattttaaattaaaattatggcttatttccaaCAAAAATTGTAAATTATTCTTATTTTCAGCTCGCAGTTTCTGACAACGTTCCAAATCAAATCTGCGAAACCTgcaaaaatcaaataattttcaTAGCTACAAGTCGATTTGCCTTCGAAAAGGCCAATGCCATCTTACAGTTGCATTCTGCTGGTCGTCTAGAAAAGAAACCAATCAACAAACAAAACACCATTGAGAGAGATAATACTGAAATCAATaatttaccacaatgcaaagtggAGGAAATAGATATATTTGAAGAACCTTTAATTGATCTGCAGAGTCCGGAACAAATTGATTATGAATTGGTAGACAGTGTCAATGACGATTTGGTTTCTGATGGGGATTCCCATGAATCTGACAAAAGCGTAGCGTATGTATCGAAAGTGGACCCAGTGCTACTACGACCAGACATTAGCATCGAAGAAGTTAAACCGAAAGAGGAACCACTGCCGTTACAAACAGATATTAGCATTGGAGGAGGTCATAATAGACCCAAGTCTCCAAAATACTCAAAAACAGTAAAACTCATAAGTCAACAGATACCCAAAAGCGTTAGCCACACATGCCCGATCTGCTTCAACTCTCTACCTCTAGATGACTTTATTCCGCACATCGGAAGCCACAAGGCGCTACAAAAGTACTTACATGCTCCAAAGAACATACGTAAAGCTCGATACATAGCCTCTCCTCATACTGGTAAGGGTTTGTTGGGTGGCGAGGGAGAAATATTGCATAGCTGTCACGTCTGCCAGAAGCAGTTGAAAGCCGTTGAATGTATCACTCACTTGAGTCAGCATCTTGCTGCCGATCAGTACACTTGTGAGAAGTGTGGTAGAATCTTTAAGAAGAAGCAGTTCCTGCTGTCACATCTAGTGGTTCATAATGAAGATCTTCCATACAAGTAAGTAATTCCAAACTTAAGGTTGATTCAGACCAACAGTCTGGACTACCGGCGGTGTGAATGTGACACAAGCAGTAAGTAATCTAACactaaaacactgaaaacgtttgttttctatacttccacaaaatttattataattatgtgactacagctgtttcggcagagtgcctttctcaagtgatttagtttgctatgtgtttgcctttctaaagtctttaactgaacaggttgaggagtggggagctgtttgtctcgagttggtcattgagaattatatctgtatttttcaatttattaatttccatagattctaataaagatagcttaacgcctttattttgaatatgcagaatttgaaactgttcattaaaagaatgattatgatctagaaggtgaagtgcgtatgtagaagtgtctgtttttcaatTGTTGAAAACCCTTTTgtttctgctatccgtttgtcaaaggttctaccagtttgacggatgtaagttttcggacagtcaccacaagttagtttgtaaacaccactctgtagttgttttctctttcggcacttattgttcttaatatatttgctcaagttgttgttagttctgaaagctggtgttattcctttcttttttatgtatctgacgttattttttgacattaaattcccatgtcaaaaaataacttcgagatagaagtGAACATcgttaaacaaatagcagtaaacaatggttATAACGAACATACAATTAAccaaattttaaaccaaaaactccataagaaagccctgaaattagtctatccaccaccacagaaagaacccagtaccttctgctctatcacatatactggcaagataacaaaaatagccagatacataaaaaagaaaggaataacaccagctttcagaactaacaacaacttaagcaaatatattaagaacaataagtgccgaaagagaaaacaactacagagtggtgtttacaacctaacttgtggtgactgtccgaaaacttaccgGTCAAAATggtagaacctttgacaaacggatagcagaacacaaaaggattttaacaatagaaaaacaaacacttctacatacgcacttcaccttctagatcataatcattcttttaatgaacagtttcaaattctgcatattcaaaataaaggccttaagctatctttattagaatatatggaaattaataaattgaaaaatacagatataattctcaatgaccaactcgagacaaacagctccccactcctcaacctcttcagttaaagactttaaaaaggcaaacccatagtaatctaaatcacttgagaaaggcactttgccgaaacagctgtagtcacatagttataataaattttgtggaagtatagaaaacaaacgttttcattgttttattgttagataaaatgaacttccatcaagtaacggtcgaatccatcaattattagtCAGTACAGTAATCTGTTTTCTTACCAAGCaacataaataaaatttgtttaatttatttatatcttaACATTTTAGGTGTGATACTTGTGGTAAAGGTTTTCTTGGTGAAATGAACTACAATTGTCATTTATTGACCCACAAAGATGATGAACTGCCACACGCGTGTCCATGTTGCGACAAGAAGTTTTCAAATCCTCTTCATGTCAAACGTCACATGACTATCCACACAGAGAATATCAATTATTcggaaaaatacaaatataaaaggtaAGAATGACATGGTAAGCAGATCCATTTACTTTGTTTGTTATTAtagtccagggaaataagcaagagCTAGACCATGTTTGGGACACTGAAATATCCAGGTAATAGCTgactatttttttagttattgtagacctatagacCAATATGCTCCCTCAAAAATAACAAATCTCCAGGACCTGACCATATTCATACTGAAGTGCTAAAACTCTTATGCAAAACGGATAACTCATTCCTAGAAACCCTAACCAcactttttaataatatatacaaCAGCGGCAGAATTCCGGAAAATTGGTTACAATCAACCTTCTTGGCCATTCCTAAAAAACCAAACATTGTGTGACCAAGATAGACTGATACGCCTAATTAATCATATCCCCAATGGCATACATAACAGAATCTACAACAAGTGTGAAATCGGTGAGTCACAATTTGGTTTAAGGAACGCTTTGGGCACAAGGGAAGCAGTGTTTTGTCTTCAAGTATTAGTACAGAGGTGTAGAGATATGAACAAGGATGTCTACATGTGCTTTCTAGATTACTCGAAAGCCTTTGACAATGTGAGACATGACCAACTAATTGAAATTCTACAAAGCATAGGAATTGATGATAAGGACATCCGAATTGCGACAAGTCTCTACTGGAATCAGACAGCCAGGGTAAAAGTCGGCAATGAGTCCACAGAGAGCATTGATATTAGAAAAGGTGTGCAACAGGGATGTGTTCTCTcccctctcctttttaatatttactctgaacaaatttttaaaaaagcactgGATGAAGCAAACAAAGGAATAAAAATCAGTGGAGAATTGACAAATAACATCCGATATGCGGACAATACAGTCGTACTTGCCAGTAGTATCGATGAACTTCAGTatcttatggacagggtacaaagagcgagtgaagaaagaggacttaacctcaacataaataaaacaaaatggatgctggtcagcaaaactcaaaaacctgccagacaattgaaaataaaaaaccaactaattgaacacgttgacttgtatatataccttggaacagtcatcaactcgaaatgggatcaaacaaccaaaatacgatctagaattgaaaaggccagagcaacatttaacaacatatTCACCCATTCCaacatatctctcccactaaaagtATGGCTGCTAaagtgctatgtatttccagtcttgctgtatggcgcagaggcatggacactgacggaaacattaatgagaaagctggaggcattcgaaatgtgggtgtttcgacgtatcctcaaaatgtcctggacgactcacaccaccaacgtagaTGCGcggaatgggaaaacaaaaagaaatctctttcacaattaagaaacggaaacttgaatacctcgatcatattatgagacatgataaatattatatactccaactgataatacagggtaaaatagaaagcaaacgcggacccggaagaagaaggactcatggcttcaaaacttacgccaatggtttggattAACATTGATCGAGTTCTtaagaaacgccgcaaacaaaattaaaattgctatgatgatagccaacgtccgcaacggacaaggcacatgaagaagaagaagaagacctataGAATGAAAacctatgggccattccacgaacatacgcctgttttggattacttcgacaacgaatattttactgtgcaacataagaagtaagaaagcaaatggcgctaataattattcgaataaacaacaatgtaatttgcaatttactttcgttcttcttattttgcacagtaaaataattgttgtcgaagtaatccaaaacaggcgtatgttcgtggaatagggcaTACCCGTCTTCTGTCtaaagttcgcgtccgttttttaattattaacgaTTTAGTgtaaaaaacgcgattttttgaACTCCATTAGAAAGCTGAATAGTttacataaaattacaaaatttaaattttaagacattgaaaaaccttcaaaatgccgattttttaaagttaaaaaattaatttgctgCTGTGCAagctgcaaaataagtgaaaatcgatatttgtttAGAACTTTaactaaaactactttagaactttagtgttttgAACAAAGTTGGgcattggggtacttaacaaaccctcaaaatttcaGACCGAtgcattaattagtttaaaagttattctcaactattttcaatgggaaataagccacaattttaccaaaaaaatgattttattaacgtttcgacgcccattattaaaagttattctatttgtttatcccagaaacttttattttgcaataacataagacaaaaaataataaaaaacgataaaaaaattatctaatatagtcaaaaatcctaatgccagatttttaaaatttggtAGTTTTAGGTACATTTAGAATAATTCGTCtgtagaaaaaaaaacttttttacatattcgaaaagctggtattttacacgaatttttaaaaatgtagttcacatggagactagtcgtggtaagtgaagggggagctgagAACGAGTTCAAAAtctaaaaaagcaacttaaaactactatcattttctatatgtcgggatctactcaatggatcttggtctttcttttttaatttgtatgtactttttgtgTACCTACATAACAAATTATTAAACAGtcttatttgtttaaacaatttttgaaaaaatattttttttccaaaaatccattgttttaatcatactatcattattaaacatagaaaaagttaaggtatactttaataaataaatcttcaataaataattatttaataaaaactatttATTAAAGTCTActctaactttttctatgattattaatgatactatgataaaaaaatagatttttggaaaaaaatattttttcaagaattgcttaaacaaattacattatttattaataaataaatttataaacaaatttcatatttgtaatgtacttagaaattacatacaaattaaaaaacgaaagatcaaaatccattgagtagatccggagatacagaaaattatattagtttgaaattgctttttcggtatttgaactgggtggatttgtaggttccccctagtaaccaTTTGAAccacatttttgaaaattcgtagagGGTCTTGGAGGacctgtgaaggtacaatgtttgtgcaaattgtttaacaaaaaatacaaatcccgttttttaaaatggcatcaatggaattctttatttattatgaacaaattagctgtgaataaaaaaaaacaaatggctAACTTTGGCCCAAATGAACCtatgctaattttttttaattgaaaattagtgttaaaatactagcttttcgaatgtatgaaaagattttttctgcggacaatatttttaaagttattctaaatgtttataaactacataatttaaaaaaattggcatTAGGATTCTTGACTTTATTAAATAATtctttcatctttttttttaatacattttgatagtatcactcttctactttcatttggcatacgcagaattgccatatcttcattattttctgtcttatgttattataaaacaaaggtctctgggataaacaaatagaataacttttaaactaactaatggatcggtctcaaattttgagggtttgttaagtaccccaatatccatctttgggtgaaaccctaaaattttaaggtaaatttattatcgatttttatttattttgcaatttatgaagcaacaaattgactttttatATTTGacttttgtaattttatatcaactatttagctttttaatggggtgcaaaaaatcgcgatttttgtactaaattgttaataataattaaaaatcggacgctaactctaggcaggaaacaggtaggttttcttcccgTAGGactacaataactaaaaaggtagtgagctacctggatatttgagtgtcctgagaaaatccttatgtTTCTGGACTCTGGACTATTACATACTTCCAAAtcttatatttcaaaatattgttATATCCGAATTATTTTCCAGATCTAATcacaagtattttttttttaattttgaaattactatatgtatttattataatttGTATTTTTCTCCATGTGATTTCTCTGGGATGATCGATTTctattaatagggcttttcattcagtcatttgtttcgagcttctgtcacgagtcacataatattatcacaatgatacaaacccaagacgtatgacgtagctatattaatattatgtgacacatgacagaagctcgaaacaaatgacaatcggtgatgaaaagccctataactCAAATATGCTTTTTGAATTGATgtaatttttttcgtttaagaTGCAAGTATTGCTACCAAAATATTGCTACCAAAAGCTTTAAGAGCCACATTTGTAAGAACCACGGTTCCTATATGTGTAGGTATTGCCAGGAGTTATTTGAGACTGTGGCAGCTCGGGTTACACATATTAGGTCGGTTCACAATACCACTCCGAAGGCCGGCTTTTGCACGAGATGTAACGTTGCCGTTATGGATTTAAGGACCCATAGGACATCGAAGCACCCTAGGCCGAAAACGCAACATCTGTGCACTGTGTGCGGGTCTCATACTTGGAACATTTCTGTGTAAGTATAAAATTACAGTGGATCCCAAACCCTTTcttcagtgcgtcatagtttgTCGAATTCGTTCTAACACGTTAAGCTTGAAGTGACAGAAGAAAACGTACGTCTATGATTATTATACTTAAACCTttgaaaattatgtatttttttaaggGGATTTCCATATTAAAGCgacttatactctgggctaagtagcaaaatacaaggaaaagttatttaccagcaattttattgctggaatcgaatcttatgattctatatataaataatatagatatgcaaagtccgcagatagtgtgctactttttttataacaaaatgttgcccgaaaatcgtgttttttttcaatttttgctctataactccaaagattttaactttacaccaaaaacacccaaataaaaattcactgtaattaaattctgcatagagacgtgttctTCCCGATTTagttcgacgaaaattttcccaggaaaatgcgggtttttccaacaaaatttttaattttcaactaaaattttagataagtaattgtttatcaataattaaataacttggtaatataaaaggtcttttcgtatagattgtaattccagaagctgatggatattgaatgaacagtttagcaacaatggaatttttaattaaaatttacgttcgctataataaccacaataattatgatacataagaataactatgatttttgtataaaaagacactgtacctatctaatatactttacagaattgaaattggactatttaagcggcatcaggaatattttaaaattataaacaattttttggattaaaaacaaatagaatatctcgggaaatattaaattaaattaaataatgaaaccGGTATTGGAAAAAATGCGGCATaacacttcttttaaaagaaaaaacgtttaattgtgatgagtggttcctgagatacaaccggtcaaagttgatcgGCATTTATAGCAAAGATataaaaataggatcataattttcgaaccatcacctttttatttttgtcctctttctccacaccaattttcatatctttagaaTACTCATAacgtatattattttaataaaaactatcgctattacgagtgaaaatagccaaaaatagcaaaattccaatcaaaagt
This genomic window from Diabrotica virgifera virgifera chromosome 1, PGI_DIABVI_V3a contains:
- the LOC114329750 gene encoding zinc finger protein 697 isoform X4; this encodes MSEDETVEDHEVEKNLSLISTLTRENSNIEIEIEPNTPEPRSFEPKAPEPRSFEPLISILKRDNSNKKIGIEPKTPESRSYKHRPSILKRDNSNKKIGIEPKTSESRSYKHRPSILKRDNSNKKIGIGPKTPEPRSFEPLISILKRDNSKTPKPRSHQPQPLKSVMLKDLSIPIIRVDALEECCNRLSEENNNLKEKLKESLSELSEENNNLKEKLKELQKQPASLPSLTNNTGTNMHSRYIIDLRNIKEVCRTCLSKSKNLTHINDKITLPNAQATEIVISKALESIMSAPLAVSDNVPNQICETCKNQIIFIATSRFAFEKANAILQLHSAGRLEKKPINKQNTIERDNTEINNLPQCKVEEIDIFEEPLIDLQSPEQIDYELVDSVNDDLVSDGDSHESDKSVAYVSKVDPVLLRPDISIEEVKPKEEPLPLQTDISIGGGHNRPKSPKYSKTVKLISQQIPKSVSHTCPICFNSLPLDDFIPHIGSHKALQKYLHAPKNIRKARYIASPHTGKGLLGGEGEILHSCHVCQKQLKAVECITHLSQHLAADQYTCEKCGRIFKKKQFLLSHLVVHNEDLPYKCDTCGKGFLGEMNYNCHLLTHKDDELPHACPCCDKKFSNPLHVKRHMTIHTENINYSEKYKYKRCKYCYQNIATKSFKSHICKNHGSYMCRYCQELFETVAARVTHIRSVHNTTPKAGFCTRCNVAVMDLRTHRTSKHPRPKTQHLCTVCGSHTWNISVHMYQHRTRRVAEKERTYQCPICSKLFHHPSLLKRHVLVHSGEKPYMCSFCARSFSDKYNLKVHERIHVGERSHVCTFCNKRFLEKSYLRRHMKTHKEGSCQKKFYDPVPDILKDELE